Proteins from one Catenulispora sp. MAP5-51 genomic window:
- a CDS encoding pyrimidine reductase family protein, translating to MYQLLPPSNRSRQVDLAEVYAYPTGARRWVRANMVASADGAATASGKSEGISGEADKRIFGVLRALADVVLVGAGTVRAEQYRPARVRQQYQEARAAAGQAPTAAIAVVSRAMDLDWTMPLFTSPAVPTIVLTATDAPQDQVDAAATAGAEVIAAGTGEVDLALAVDRLAERGLGRILCEGGPHLLGQLAASGKLDELCLSTAPQLRGGDSMRVLAGPDLTGGLPLILHSLLTEDGFLFSRYLVGGTQGSVSEPAKEG from the coding sequence GTCTACGCCTACCCCACCGGGGCCCGGCGCTGGGTGCGGGCGAACATGGTCGCCTCCGCCGACGGCGCCGCGACCGCCTCCGGCAAGTCCGAGGGGATTTCCGGCGAGGCGGACAAGCGCATCTTCGGCGTGCTCCGCGCGCTGGCGGACGTGGTGCTGGTCGGGGCCGGGACGGTACGCGCCGAGCAGTACCGGCCGGCGCGGGTCCGCCAGCAGTACCAGGAGGCGCGCGCGGCGGCCGGCCAGGCCCCGACCGCGGCCATCGCGGTGGTCTCGCGGGCGATGGACCTGGACTGGACGATGCCGCTGTTCACCTCCCCGGCGGTGCCGACGATCGTGCTGACCGCGACCGACGCCCCGCAGGACCAGGTCGACGCGGCCGCCACGGCCGGCGCCGAGGTGATCGCGGCCGGCACCGGCGAGGTCGACCTGGCCCTGGCCGTGGACCGGCTGGCCGAGCGCGGACTGGGACGGATCCTGTGCGAGGGCGGCCCGCACCTGCTGGGGCAGCTCGCGGCCTCCGGCAAGCTCGACGAGCTGTGCCTGTCGACCGCCCCGCAGCTGCGCGGGGGCGACTCGATGCGGGTGCTGGCCGGGCCGGATCTTACGGGGGGATTACCGCTGATACTGCACAGCCTGCTGACGGAAGACGGGTTCCTGTTCTCGCGTTATCTAGTCGGGGGAACACAGGGTTCCGTCTCTGAACCCGCTAAGGAAGGGTGA
- the msrB gene encoding peptide-methionine (R)-S-oxide reductase MsrB, which translates to MVEKVQKSETEWRSLLTPTEFAVLREAGTERPWSGEYVSTHTEGTYHCRACDAPLFRSQAKYDSHCGWPSFYEPGEGDAVTLHQDVSHGMVRTEVRCAACGSHLGHVFDDGPMEHGGQRYCINSVCLKLDEDADANAS; encoded by the coding sequence ATGGTCGAGAAGGTGCAGAAGTCCGAGACGGAGTGGCGCTCGCTGCTCACGCCGACAGAGTTCGCGGTACTGCGCGAGGCCGGCACGGAGCGGCCGTGGAGCGGGGAGTACGTCTCCACGCACACGGAGGGCACTTATCACTGTCGGGCTTGTGACGCGCCTTTGTTCCGTTCACAGGCGAAGTACGACTCGCACTGCGGGTGGCCGTCGTTCTACGAGCCGGGCGAGGGCGACGCGGTGACCCTGCACCAGGACGTGAGCCACGGCATGGTGCGGACCGAGGTGCGCTGCGCGGCGTGCGGGTCGCACCTGGGGCACGTCTTCGACGACGGCCCGATGGAGCACGGCGGGCAGCGGTACTGCATCAACTCGGTGTGCCTGAAGCTGGACGAGGACGCCGACGCCAACGCTTCCTGA
- a CDS encoding ATP-binding cassette domain-containing protein, whose protein sequence is MIEAIELTSTRRSRGAGGGPVEKVSFDVYPGQVTALLGAPGAGKSTVLRLMVELEPGGGRTLFGGRPYRALRPAVREVGLALNPDAVHPGRTVQAHLQLYAAGGGVPKPRVAEVLEVAGLSTQATVRCGRLDASQRQRLAIAAALLGDPAALILDEPHALDSHGMSWFHALIRAYAAQGRTVLVAATDPDTLSGTADHVVVLRRDEHDGLSRVIASRSAAEVFDERRATVVQVRSPQAARLAAALESEGAHLAPAGPGALQVRGLDRARIGEVAHIAGVCLHELSEIGHDDDVFGLHPVPRQKELLPSLNRTGTWHSGVRVVADGTVEEIEGEIAEEIEEAELVEAAAEASAEAERPETATEAEVRAARDAAAGEVTFSPPVQTTTATAAGAHTPEVSSAAQAAGPNAGVQAAEPTVGAQAAEPNVAVQAPEQGFAVQAQVSVGAQAAEPSVAVQASQPTVGSQASEPSQPGSASDAQSSQEQSPQESTAEKSDQQPADNKPSAVGSWRTQGSVAGSRWSAVKGSQAAPAPTSAASAAAPVPASPERSETEPEIEPAPAAATVEPTVVRSVALTPAKARDLPRRTSGFGLRWGRNKPQHSAAPVSAPTSAPTSAPASAPALTPASAPVSAPASAPSPESAASPVLVQPAVPFSVAPAAEQRAASDGMTPWRAAAARASKQSHQSQQSQQAHQQSQQQASVAEAAPAEQEASA, encoded by the coding sequence GTGATCGAGGCGATCGAGCTGACCAGCACCCGCCGGTCCCGCGGCGCGGGCGGCGGACCCGTGGAGAAGGTCTCCTTCGACGTCTATCCGGGCCAGGTGACGGCCCTGCTCGGGGCGCCGGGTGCCGGAAAGTCCACAGTCCTGCGCCTCATGGTCGAACTCGAACCCGGCGGCGGCCGCACCCTGTTCGGCGGCCGCCCCTACCGCGCCCTGCGCCCCGCGGTCCGCGAGGTGGGCCTGGCCCTGAACCCCGACGCCGTCCACCCGGGCCGCACCGTGCAGGCCCACCTGCAGCTCTACGCGGCCGGCGGCGGCGTGCCCAAGCCGCGCGTCGCCGAGGTCCTGGAGGTCGCGGGCCTGTCCACGCAGGCCACCGTCCGCTGCGGCCGCCTGGACGCGAGCCAGCGCCAGCGCCTGGCCATCGCCGCCGCCCTGCTCGGCGACCCGGCGGCGCTCATCCTCGACGAGCCCCACGCCCTCGACAGCCACGGCATGTCCTGGTTCCACGCCCTGATCCGCGCCTACGCGGCCCAGGGCCGCACGGTCCTGGTCGCGGCCACCGACCCCGACACCCTGTCCGGCACCGCCGACCACGTCGTCGTGCTCCGCCGCGACGAACACGACGGCCTCAGCCGCGTCATCGCCAGCCGCTCGGCCGCCGAGGTCTTCGACGAACGCCGCGCCACCGTCGTCCAGGTCCGCAGCCCCCAGGCCGCCCGCCTGGCCGCCGCCCTGGAATCCGAGGGCGCCCACCTGGCCCCCGCCGGCCCCGGCGCCCTCCAGGTCCGCGGCCTGGACCGGGCTCGCATCGGCGAAGTGGCGCACATCGCCGGCGTGTGCCTGCACGAACTCAGCGAGATCGGCCACGACGACGACGTCTTCGGCCTGCACCCGGTCCCCCGCCAGAAGGAACTCCTCCCCAGCCTCAACCGCACCGGCACCTGGCACTCCGGCGTCCGCGTGGTCGCCGACGGGACCGTGGAGGAGATCGAGGGGGAGATCGCGGAGGAGATCGAGGAAGCGGAGCTCGTCGAGGCCGCGGCGGAGGCGAGCGCCGAGGCCGAGCGGCCGGAAACGGCGACGGAGGCCGAGGTCCGGGCGGCGCGGGATGCGGCTGCCGGAGAGGTGACGTTTTCCCCGCCGGTGCAGACGACTACCGCGACGGCGGCCGGGGCGCACACGCCTGAGGTGAGTAGCGCGGCACAGGCCGCCGGGCCGAACGCTGGGGTGCAGGCTGCTGAGCCGACTGTCGGCGCACAGGCTGCTGAACCGAATGTCGCAGTGCAGGCTCCGGAGCAGGGCTTCGCCGTGCAGGCTCAAGTCAGTGTCGGGGCGCAGGCTGCTGAGCCGAGTGTCGCGGTTCAGGCTTCTCAGCCGACTGTGGGGTCACAGGCTTCTGAGCCGAGCCAGCCCGGCAGCGCGTCGGATGCGCAGTCTTCGCAGGAGCAGTCCCCGCAGGAATCGACAGCCGAGAAGTCTGACCAGCAACCCGCCGACAACAAGCCGAGCGCCGTCGGTTCGTGGCGTACCCAGGGCTCGGTCGCCGGCTCCCGCTGGTCGGCCGTGAAGGGCTCGCAGGCGGCTCCCGCACCGACATCGGCGGCATCGGCTGCCGCTCCGGTACCGGCTTCTCCGGAGCGTTCCGAGACCGAGCCCGAGATCGAGCCGGCCCCGGCCGCCGCCACCGTCGAGCCGACCGTGGTTCGCAGCGTCGCGCTGACCCCCGCGAAGGCCCGCGACCTCCCGCGCCGCACCAGTGGCTTCGGCCTCCGCTGGGGCCGGAACAAGCCGCAGCATTCTGCCGCGCCGGTGTCGGCACCCACGTCGGCACCCACGTCGGCACCCGCGTCGGCACCTGCGTTGACACCCGCGTCGGCGCCGGTGTCCGCCCCCGCGTCGGCTCCGTCCCCGGAGTCGGCCGCGTCGCCGGTCCTGGTCCAGCCCGCCGTCCCCTTCAGCGTCGCGCCCGCCGCTGAGCAGCGTGCCGCGAGCGACGGCATGACGCCGTGGCGTGCGGCGGCCGCTCGGGCTTCGAAGCAGAGCCATCAGAGCCAGCAGAGCCAGCAGGCCCACCAGCAGAGTCAGCAGCAGGCATCGGTCGCGGAGGCGGCCCCGGCAGAGCAGGAAGCTTCCGCATGA
- a CDS encoding NUDIX domain-containing protein, translating into MPRDLDPDYDPTDYPPFAVTVDLVVLTVAEQGLSVLAVRRGEPPFADRWALPGGFVKPDESLGDAAVRELAEETGLGLQVGQDAEQGLHAVPDHGVHLEQLASYGAPDRDPRMRVVSVAYLALAPLTSLQEGSEGPFPAAGGDARAAEWLPVAALPGSEGLAFDHARILGDGVERARSKIEYSSLAAAFCPPEFTVGELRNVYEAVWGVQLDPRNFHRKVTGTPGFLVPTGGTTSRQGGRPAQLFTRGTATLLNPPMLRPSSD; encoded by the coding sequence ATGCCACGCGATCTCGACCCGGACTACGACCCGACCGACTACCCGCCGTTCGCGGTGACCGTCGATCTGGTCGTGCTGACCGTCGCCGAGCAGGGGCTGAGCGTGCTGGCGGTGCGGCGCGGCGAGCCGCCGTTCGCCGACCGGTGGGCGCTGCCCGGCGGGTTCGTGAAGCCCGACGAGAGCCTCGGCGACGCCGCGGTGCGGGAACTGGCCGAGGAGACCGGGCTGGGCCTGCAGGTCGGGCAGGACGCGGAGCAGGGTCTGCACGCCGTGCCCGACCACGGCGTCCACCTGGAGCAGCTGGCCAGCTACGGCGCCCCGGACCGGGACCCGAGGATGCGGGTGGTGTCGGTGGCGTATCTGGCGCTGGCCCCGCTGACCTCGTTGCAGGAGGGCTCTGAGGGGCCGTTCCCGGCGGCGGGCGGCGACGCGCGCGCCGCCGAGTGGCTCCCGGTCGCGGCGCTGCCCGGATCGGAGGGCCTGGCGTTCGACCACGCGCGGATCCTGGGCGACGGGGTGGAGCGCGCTCGGTCGAAGATCGAGTACTCGTCGCTGGCCGCGGCCTTCTGCCCGCCGGAGTTCACGGTGGGGGAGCTGCGCAACGTCTACGAGGCGGTGTGGGGCGTGCAGCTCGACCCGCGGAACTTCCACCGGAAGGTGACCGGCACACCGGGGTTCCTGGTGCCGACCGGCGGGACCACGTCGCGGCAGGGCGGCCGGCCGGCGCAGTTGTTCACCCGGGGGACCGCGACGCTGCTGAACCCGCCGATGCTGCGGCCGTCGTCGGACTGA
- a CDS encoding molybdopterin-dependent oxidoreductase, with product MAEAWDADRGGPSAAGGGDGPGRRDREGRPVGRRVVFGVVGLGALGVLGGSTVQRFLADMAQHDPTGLTNLLPLGDQFRIYTVTGSVPTPDPTTYRLSVTGLVDHPQHFSLTDLAALPQTDVVRDFQCVTGWRVPKVPWSGVRLRDMLALAGVQSSAKALRFVSFDGTYTESLTLDQAQNPDMLIALKMLGGPVSHDHGGPVRLYAAPMYGYKSIKWLSEIQVVDAVRPGYWEGYGYDIDAWVGKSNGRTGDVPTG from the coding sequence GTGGCAGAGGCGTGGGACGCCGACCGCGGAGGGCCCAGCGCCGCCGGCGGCGGTGACGGACCCGGCCGGCGGGACCGCGAAGGGCGGCCGGTCGGACGGCGTGTCGTGTTCGGTGTGGTGGGGCTGGGCGCCCTGGGGGTGCTCGGCGGGTCGACCGTGCAGCGGTTCCTGGCCGATATGGCGCAGCACGACCCCACAGGGCTCACGAACCTGCTCCCGCTGGGAGACCAGTTCCGCATCTACACGGTGACCGGGAGCGTCCCCACGCCCGATCCGACCACCTACCGGCTGTCCGTCACGGGGCTGGTGGACCACCCGCAGCACTTCTCGCTGACCGATCTGGCGGCGCTGCCGCAGACCGACGTGGTGCGGGACTTCCAGTGCGTCACCGGCTGGCGGGTGCCGAAGGTGCCGTGGAGCGGGGTGCGCCTGCGGGACATGCTCGCGCTGGCCGGGGTGCAGAGTTCCGCGAAGGCCTTGCGGTTTGTGTCCTTCGACGGGACGTACACCGAGTCCCTGACCCTGGACCAGGCCCAGAACCCGGACATGCTGATCGCCCTGAAGATGCTCGGCGGCCCGGTGAGCCACGACCACGGCGGGCCGGTTCGCCTCTACGCGGCGCCGATGTACGGGTACAAGAGCATCAAGTGGCTCTCGGAGATCCAGGTGGTGGACGCGGTCCGTCCCGGCTACTGGGAGGGCTACGGCTATGACATCGACGCCTGGGTCGGAAAGTCGAACGGGAGGACCGGCGATGTCCCGACCGGCTGA